Proteins encoded together in one Fimbriiglobus ruber window:
- a CDS encoding response regulator, with protein sequence MPPAPTILVVEDEHELLEAFVIVLRKAGYQVIPAEDGLEALRQIETTSIDAVVVDMMIPGVNGFQVVEAVRARPGDRTPILMASANLSPPHREYASVLGVTAFLAKPFSPADLVRETAKLCPPVADARPAVLSPQSLAAPFSDT encoded by the coding sequence ATGCCCCCCGCGCCTACCATATTGGTCGTGGAGGACGAACACGAGCTGCTCGAGGCGTTCGTCATCGTGTTGCGCAAGGCCGGGTATCAAGTGATCCCGGCCGAGGACGGGCTCGAAGCCCTGCGGCAGATCGAAACGACGTCGATCGACGCCGTGGTAGTGGATATGATGATTCCCGGGGTGAACGGGTTTCAGGTCGTCGAGGCCGTCCGCGCCCGCCCGGGCGACCGGACCCCGATCCTGATGGCGTCCGCGAACCTGTCCCCGCCCCACCGCGAGTACGCGTCCGTCCTCGGGGTGACCGCGTTCCTCGCCAAGCCCTTCTCGCCCGCGGACCTGGTCCGGGAAACCGCGAAATTGTGCCCGCCGGTGGCCGACGCCCGGCCCGCCGTGCTCTCGCCCCAGTCGCTCGCCGCCCCCTTCTCCGACACCTGA
- a CDS encoding agmatine deiminase family protein, which produces MSRSDDMTLPVGRGFRMPAEWEPHRGTWLAWPHRRSDWPGKFAPIPWVYGEIARTLARHENVNVLVRDAEQRAAARKVLVAVGADRERVRFYKCPNDRSWVRDSGPIFVTAAGGERAVLDWHFNAWAKYPDWTRDDKIPAVVAADRGLPSWQPRFRNWRVVLEGGSIDVNGQGLMLTTEECLLSTVQQRNPPFDRADYEQVFADYLGVKKVLWLDRGVVGDDTHGHVDDLARFVNARTVVAVAEANEADENYQPLRDNLDRLAAMTDLDGRRLDVVTLPMPAPIVFRGTRLPASYANFYIANGVVIVPTFNDPADRVALGTLADLFPDREVVGIHCVDLVWGLGTLHCMTQQEPV; this is translated from the coding sequence ATGTCCCGGTCCGATGATATGACGCTCCCGGTCGGCCGCGGGTTCCGAATGCCGGCAGAATGGGAGCCGCACCGGGGAACCTGGCTCGCGTGGCCGCACCGCCGGTCGGACTGGCCGGGTAAATTCGCCCCGATCCCCTGGGTGTACGGCGAGATCGCCCGCACCCTCGCCCGGCACGAAAACGTGAACGTCCTGGTCCGGGACGCCGAACAGCGGGCGGCCGCGCGGAAGGTTCTGGTCGCCGTGGGCGCGGACCGCGAGCGCGTCCGCTTTTACAAATGCCCGAACGACAGGTCCTGGGTGCGTGACTCCGGCCCCATCTTCGTGACCGCGGCCGGGGGGGAACGGGCCGTCCTGGACTGGCACTTCAACGCCTGGGCCAAATACCCGGACTGGACGCGGGACGACAAAATCCCCGCCGTCGTCGCCGCGGACCGCGGGCTCCCGTCGTGGCAGCCCCGCTTTCGGAACTGGCGGGTCGTGCTGGAAGGGGGCAGCATCGACGTGAACGGGCAAGGGTTGATGCTGACGACCGAGGAATGCCTGCTCAGCACCGTCCAGCAGCGCAACCCGCCGTTCGATCGCGCGGATTACGAACAGGTCTTTGCCGACTATCTGGGTGTGAAAAAAGTCCTCTGGCTCGACCGCGGGGTCGTCGGCGACGACACCCACGGGCACGTCGATGACCTCGCGCGGTTCGTGAACGCCCGCACGGTGGTCGCCGTGGCCGAGGCGAACGAGGCGGACGAGAATTACCAACCCCTCCGCGACAACCTCGACCGACTCGCGGCCATGACGGACCTGGACGGTCGGCGGCTGGACGTGGTCACGCTGCCGATGCCCGCGCCGATCGTGTTCCGCGGCACCCGGCTCCCGGCGAGCTACGCGAACTTCTACATCGCGAACGGGGTCGTAATCGTGCCCACGTTCAACGACCCGGCCGACCGCGTCGCCCTCGGCACGCTCGCCGACCTGTTCCCGGACCGGGAAGTCGTGGGCATCCACTGTGTCGATCTAGTCTGGGGGCTCGGCACGCTTCACTGCATGACGCAACAAGAGCCGGTGTAG
- a CDS encoding PQQ-dependent sugar dehydrogenase gives MTRLLSRPAGAALAAGAAVVFVAFVAVRPAASRPESAKPSARQPWTTSKLVGSPELPPPYKTVNAFPNIKLEHPLLLVSAPGSDRLFVAEQAGKIFSFKNDPGAKAELFFDTAKEIRTLNKTPGANALEFVYGLVFHPQFEKNRYCFVCYTVQTSGKPNLAEGTRVSRFTVTNTDPPRLDPASEEIVFTFLQGGHNGGDLHFGNDGYLYISTGDGAGPNPPDPLHTGQDITDLLSSILRIDVDHKDAGKSYGVPKDNPFIGLKIGDKEARPEIWAFGLRNPWRMSFDRPTGDLWVGDVGWELWEMIHKIEKGGNYGWSILEARQPVHVNDKPGPGPFRPPVVELPHTAAASITGGYVYHGKKFPDLVGAYIFGDWETRRIWAARFDGTRVTSMPEITVPKLRVVAFGQDRAGELYVVDYDSGTIHTFAKNDDPGYDPTKFPKTLGATGLFASVKDHAPAVGVYPFEVTAHQWQDYATTEHFIALPGDSVVKDFEEKQSLPGSVDWHKFKFAFPQNAALVKTISLETERGNPASRRRVETQVLHFDGEDWHGYSYQWRDDQSEADLVPAEGAEKELTVADPAFGAGKREQVWTFHSRAQCLQCHSAWSEYALGFSVEQLNRDVVMPSGSKNQLTWLGEFGLTQRIGKNNKPEAPYTPNEATKQPHVVDPTDMKAPLVDRARAYLHTNCGHCHQNGGGGGAVTFELHRNSDLKQKSLWATPTRGNFDLPDLKVVAPGDPAHSALYFRMAKFGRGRMPQLGTDLVDPVGVALIAAWIESLKPGDKSAPVDLAKTTPDAIAKHLAAVASAEGVARAVAHPDCPPDARKQVWAAAAKLPEGNVRDLFDGYLPRDGQERKLGQNPRPRAILSRTGDAGRGKELFQAQKTQCITCHKIDGQGNEVGPDLSAIAKTRSREDLLESILDPSRRVEPQWTAYVLKTHDGRAVTGLLVRKDGKEVVLRDAQNKETHVAADNVESLRPARDSLMPAGLFADLTAQQAADLLAFLANRKN, from the coding sequence ATGACACGATTACTCTCTCGCCCGGCCGGGGCCGCGCTGGCGGCCGGGGCCGCCGTTGTGTTCGTCGCCTTCGTCGCGGTCCGCCCCGCCGCAAGTCGGCCGGAATCTGCGAAGCCATCGGCCCGCCAGCCGTGGACGACGTCGAAACTCGTCGGGTCGCCGGAACTGCCGCCGCCGTACAAGACGGTGAACGCGTTCCCGAACATCAAACTGGAACACCCGCTCCTGCTCGTCTCGGCCCCGGGCTCGGACCGACTGTTCGTCGCCGAGCAGGCGGGCAAGATCTTCTCGTTCAAGAACGACCCGGGCGCGAAAGCCGAACTGTTCTTCGACACCGCGAAGGAAATCCGCACCCTGAACAAGACGCCCGGGGCGAACGCCCTCGAATTCGTTTACGGGTTGGTGTTTCACCCGCAGTTCGAAAAGAACCGCTACTGCTTCGTCTGCTACACCGTCCAGACGAGCGGGAAGCCGAACCTCGCCGAGGGCACCCGCGTCTCCCGGTTCACGGTGACGAACACCGACCCGCCGCGGCTCGACCCGGCCAGCGAGGAAATCGTCTTCACCTTCCTCCAGGGCGGCCACAACGGCGGCGACCTGCACTTCGGCAACGACGGCTACCTGTACATCTCCACCGGCGACGGGGCCGGCCCCAACCCGCCCGACCCGCTGCACACGGGCCAGGACATCACCGACCTGCTCTCCTCGATCCTGCGGATCGACGTGGACCACAAGGACGCCGGCAAGAGCTACGGTGTGCCGAAGGACAACCCGTTCATCGGGCTGAAAATTGGCGACAAGGAGGCGCGGCCCGAGATCTGGGCCTTCGGGCTCCGTAACCCCTGGCGGATGAGCTTCGACCGCCCGACCGGCGACCTGTGGGTCGGCGACGTCGGGTGGGAACTGTGGGAGATGATCCACAAGATCGAGAAGGGCGGCAACTACGGTTGGAGCATCCTCGAAGCCCGGCAGCCGGTCCACGTGAACGATAAGCCGGGGCCGGGGCCGTTCCGCCCGCCGGTCGTCGAACTTCCGCACACGGCCGCCGCGAGCATCACCGGCGGGTACGTCTACCACGGGAAAAAGTTCCCCGACCTCGTGGGGGCGTACATCTTCGGCGACTGGGAGACCCGCCGCATCTGGGCCGCCCGGTTCGACGGCACCCGCGTCACGTCCATGCCGGAAATCACCGTCCCGAAGTTGCGCGTCGTCGCGTTCGGCCAGGACCGCGCGGGCGAGCTGTACGTGGTCGACTACGACAGCGGGACGATTCACACCTTCGCCAAAAACGACGACCCGGGCTACGACCCGACCAAATTCCCGAAGACTCTGGGGGCGACGGGTCTGTTCGCCTCCGTGAAGGACCACGCGCCGGCCGTGGGCGTCTACCCGTTCGAGGTGACCGCCCACCAGTGGCAGGACTACGCGACCACCGAACACTTCATCGCGCTACCCGGCGATTCGGTCGTCAAAGATTTCGAGGAAAAGCAATCACTTCCGGGGAGCGTGGACTGGCACAAATTCAAGTTCGCTTTCCCCCAGAACGCCGCCCTCGTCAAAACGATTTCCCTCGAAACCGAACGCGGGAATCCGGCGTCCCGGCGGCGGGTGGAGACGCAAGTCTTGCACTTCGACGGCGAGGACTGGCACGGCTACAGCTACCAGTGGCGGGACGACCAATCCGAGGCGGACCTCGTTCCAGCGGAGGGCGCGGAGAAAGAACTGACCGTGGCCGATCCCGCCTTCGGAGCCGGGAAGCGCGAGCAGGTCTGGACGTTCCACAGCCGGGCCCAGTGCCTCCAGTGCCACAGCGCCTGGTCCGAATACGCCCTCGGGTTCAGCGTCGAACAGCTCAATCGGGATGTCGTCATGCCGAGCGGGTCGAAGAACCAGCTCACCTGGCTGGGCGAGTTCGGCCTGACCCAACGGATCGGGAAGAACAACAAGCCAGAGGCGCCCTACACCCCGAACGAGGCGACCAAACAGCCGCACGTGGTCGATCCGACCGACATGAAGGCGCCACTGGTCGACCGGGCGCGAGCCTACCTCCACACCAACTGCGGCCACTGCCACCAGAACGGCGGCGGGGGTGGCGCGGTCACGTTCGAACTCCACCGCAATTCCGACCTCAAGCAAAAGAGCCTGTGGGCGACACCAACCCGAGGCAACTTCGACCTGCCGGACTTGAAGGTGGTCGCGCCGGGCGACCCGGCTCACAGCGCACTCTACTTCCGCATGGCCAAGTTCGGCCGGGGTCGGATGCCGCAACTCGGGACAGACCTGGTCGACCCGGTCGGCGTCGCGCTCATCGCCGCCTGGATCGAGTCACTGAAGCCGGGTGACAAGTCCGCGCCGGTCGATCTGGCCAAGACAACGCCCGACGCCATCGCGAAGCACCTCGCGGCCGTCGCGTCCGCCGAGGGCGTTGCCCGCGCGGTCGCCCACCCGGACTGTCCGCCGGACGCGCGCAAGCAGGTGTGGGCCGCGGCCGCGAAGTTGCCCGAAGGGAACGTCCGCGATTTGTTCGACGGCTACCTGCCCCGCGACGGCCAGGAGCGCAAGCTCGGCCAGAACCCGCGCCCGCGGGCGATCCTCTCCCGGACCGGCGACGCGGGCCGGGGCAAGGAGCTGTTCCAGGCCCAAAAGACGCAGTGCATCACCTGCCACAAGATCGACGGGCAGGGCAACGAGGTCGGCCCTGATTTGTCCGCGATCGCCAAGACGCGGTCCCGCGAGGATCTGCTCGAAAGCATCCTCGACCCGTCCCGCCGGGTCGAACCGCAGTGGACGGCCTACGTGCTGAAAACCCACGACGGTCGCGCGGTGACGGGCTTACTCGTTCGCAAGGACGGCAAAGAGGTGGTGCTGAGGGACGCCCAGAACAAGGAGACGCACGTTGCGGCCGACAACGTGGAATCGCTGCGACCGGCCCGTGACTCGCTGATGCCCGCGGGTCTGTTCGCCGACCTCACTGCGCAACAAGCCGCGGACCTGCTGGCATTCCTCGCGAACCGGAAGAATTGA
- a CDS encoding protein kinase domain-containing protein produces the protein MPADLNRVREIFLEAAEMPAAERPGYLSGACGADADLRAAIDRLLAAHAEPASVLEPLGDSTLSASPAALPTTVPSAPGPDTGTVLAGRYKLLEPVGEGGMGAVWAARQTDPIKRAVAVKLIKPGMDSKAVLARFEAERQALALMDHSNIARVFDAGATADGRPFFVMELVKGVPITKFCDARKLTPRERLELFVPVCQAIQHAHQKGVIHRDIKPSNVLVALYDDRAVPKVIDFGVAKATGQPLTDQTFHTGFGAVVGTPQYMSPEQATFNNLDIDTRSDLYSLGVLLYELLAGSPPFTRKEMEQAGIFEMLRVVREVEPPRPSTKLSTADALPSLAANRSTEPKKLTGMLRNELDWIVMKAMDKDRTRRYETANGFAADIQRYLSGEPVQAVPPSAGYRLRKFIRRHKKPVLVAGLLALALLGAALGTTYGIIEGENQRQSESLRQQAESARDVAEDAKKKAVLTQTEAETARDGEARERAAAETARDAEKESRAATEKARDLLALEREKLARFEYGRTMQVAHQEWRENNVAGAVSLLDGTRKDLRGWEWDYVHRLCNGQLILLSGHTRPLTSSVFSEDGKRILTASKDGTARVWDATNGTELAILKGHLGSVVTAVYSRDGGQILTSSTDGTARIWDAANGSTRVTLKGHSNRLHSAMFSPDGKRVVTASHDGTARVWDATDGAKLLVLKNDGDPVTSAAFSPNGKRVVTTSNQFHPPAGEKVRVWDATTGTEITAFKDHTALVLSAVFSSDNRRVLTASFDGTARVWDAATGAEVVALKGHTGRVLSASYSVDGRLILTTSNDGTARVWDAATGAEVVALMGHIHKVVSAQFSPDSRRVATASADGTARVWDTTLGTEIATFKGHTDEVVTAVFSPDGRRVLTASQDRTARVWDAAKNPEPLVIDGLRAGAYSAAFSDDGKRVLASYHANAGVWDATTGTKLVALYDYDYNGTSATFSPDGKRILTASTNGTAGVWDATTGAELGVIRGHTNTIHSASYSPDGRRIVTASYDSTVRVWDATSGAEIATLKGQTKDHTVSVAPAAFSPDSRRIVTATDDKTARVWDAATGTRIAVLEGHTGFVVWVAFSGDGKRVLTASKDGTARVWDATTGVELLNLNAGNTHVNTAVFSGDGTRILTASADGTARVWDATRGTVVAVLTGHTGSVTTAVYSGDGIRILTASADGTARIWDAATGAEFGTLKGHTAEVITAVFSGDGKRILTASKDGTVRVWDAGEQSGTIDRGRAAVRRDPKNAPAHAGLGFVLARSGDRAGAVASYREAVRLDPKSDLFHTDLARLLTDAGNDQLTEPDYRRSLATLDELTTAFPAVSVYRSAAASLHFRLGYLFAKLGKKTDAEAEYRRGLALLEKLATDFPAATDHRAALARGHMDLAECLGGPSNSTEALVEYRRARELLETLISHHPTREDFRAALTTVRFILGDPAGALRAKAPGNGHVYRTAFSPDGRFVLAAGDMGGRSPVRIYNARTGKLLRDVVPDEDVGWSDGTFSPDGSRLLSWGSNSNKLFVWELMTGALLLKLDGHKGPVSCSEFSTDGKRIVSGGTDRTLRVWDAVSGRELHRLDGHESTPEGFFSGDGTRIISYSLDTTVRGWDVASGRELWQQQNQFVVRGRFLSPDRSRVITLAGDESVQVRDVATGKLVVRLAGPAEPVGVAFVDGGNKVAIWDKDHRLRVWTVPEGKQTTEFDLGDDLWREPDNVTVSLDGRLVFTGHTNHVVKIRDLATGKTLQYVTDANSHTRSLVFSPDSRRAAGGSFRGWIYLWPIPALEPSR, from the coding sequence ATGCCCGCCGACCTGAACCGCGTTCGTGAGATCTTTCTGGAGGCCGCCGAGATGCCGGCGGCCGAACGGCCCGGGTACCTGAGTGGCGCCTGCGGGGCGGACGCCGACCTCCGGGCCGCCATCGACCGACTGCTGGCCGCCCACGCCGAACCCGCCAGCGTCCTCGAACCGTTGGGTGACTCCACCCTGTCCGCGAGCCCCGCCGCCCTGCCCACGACCGTGCCCAGCGCCCCCGGGCCGGACACGGGGACCGTGTTGGCCGGTCGGTATAAGCTCCTGGAGCCGGTCGGGGAAGGTGGCATGGGAGCCGTCTGGGCCGCCCGCCAGACCGACCCGATCAAGCGGGCCGTCGCCGTCAAGCTGATCAAGCCGGGGATGGATTCGAAAGCCGTCCTGGCCCGGTTCGAGGCCGAGCGGCAAGCCCTGGCCCTCATGGACCACTCGAACATCGCCCGGGTGTTCGACGCCGGGGCCACCGCCGACGGCCGCCCGTTTTTCGTCATGGAACTCGTCAAGGGCGTCCCCATCACGAAGTTCTGCGACGCCCGCAAGCTCACCCCCCGCGAGCGGTTGGAACTGTTCGTCCCGGTCTGCCAGGCGATCCAGCACGCCCACCAGAAGGGGGTGATCCACCGCGACATCAAGCCGTCGAACGTCCTGGTCGCCCTGTACGACGACCGGGCGGTTCCCAAGGTGATCGATTTCGGGGTGGCCAAGGCGACCGGCCAACCACTCACCGATCAGACATTCCACACCGGGTTCGGGGCGGTCGTCGGGACGCCCCAGTACATGTCCCCGGAGCAGGCCACGTTCAACAACCTGGACATCGACACTCGGTCCGACCTCTATTCCCTGGGCGTACTCTTATATGAACTCCTGGCGGGGAGCCCGCCGTTCACCCGGAAGGAAATGGAACAGGCGGGCATTTTTGAAATGCTGCGGGTGGTACGGGAAGTTGAACCGCCACGGCCGAGTACCAAGCTGAGTACGGCGGACGCGCTGCCGAGCCTGGCCGCGAACCGCAGCACGGAGCCGAAGAAGTTGACGGGGATGTTGCGGAACGAACTCGACTGGATCGTGATGAAGGCGATGGACAAGGACCGGACGCGGCGGTACGAGACCGCCAACGGGTTCGCCGCCGACATCCAGCGGTATCTGTCCGGCGAACCGGTCCAGGCGGTGCCCCCGAGCGCGGGATACCGGCTCCGAAAGTTCATCCGCCGGCACAAGAAGCCGGTGCTGGTCGCGGGCTTACTCGCCCTCGCGCTCCTGGGCGCCGCCCTCGGCACGACCTACGGGATTATCGAGGGCGAGAACCAACGACAGTCCGAATCGCTCCGGCAACAGGCGGAGAGCGCCCGCGATGTCGCGGAAGACGCCAAGAAAAAAGCGGTACTGACACAAACGGAGGCCGAGACGGCGCGGGACGGGGAAGCCCGGGAACGCGCGGCCGCCGAGACGGCGCGGGACGCGGAAAAAGAATCGCGGGCCGCCACCGAGAAGGCGCGCGACCTACTCGCCCTGGAGCGGGAAAAACTCGCCCGGTTCGAATACGGTCGGACGATGCAAGTGGCCCACCAGGAATGGCGCGAGAACAATGTCGCCGGGGCCGTCTCGCTCCTGGACGGAACGCGGAAAGACCTCCGGGGGTGGGAGTGGGATTACGTCCACCGCCTCTGTAACGGTCAGCTGATCCTTTTGTCCGGACACACACGTCCACTCACTTCGTCGGTTTTCAGCGAGGACGGCAAGCGGATTCTCACCGCGTCCAAAGACGGGACGGCGCGGGTCTGGGACGCGACCAACGGCACAGAACTCGCGATCCTCAAGGGCCACCTTGGGTCAGTGGTCACGGCGGTCTACAGTCGGGACGGCGGACAGATTCTCACTTCGTCCACCGACGGCACGGCGCGGATCTGGGATGCGGCCAACGGGTCCACGCGCGTCACCCTCAAGGGTCACTCAAATCGCCTTCATTCGGCGATGTTCAGCCCGGACGGTAAACGGGTGGTCACCGCATCCCATGACGGTACGGCACGGGTGTGGGACGCGACCGACGGTGCCAAACTCTTAGTGCTCAAAAACGATGGAGACCCCGTGACGTCCGCGGCGTTTAGTCCGAACGGCAAGCGGGTGGTCACAACGTCAAACCAATTCCATCCACCGGCGGGCGAGAAGGTGCGGGTATGGGACGCCACAACGGGGACCGAAATTACCGCCTTCAAAGATCACACGGCTTTAGTATTATCAGCGGTGTTTAGTTCGGACAATCGGCGGGTACTCACCGCGTCATTCGATGGGACGGCACGGGTCTGGGACGCGGCGACGGGGGCCGAAGTGGTCGCCTTGAAGGGTCACACGGGAAGGGTCCTTTCGGCATCGTATAGCGTGGACGGCCGGCTGATTCTCACGACATCCAACGACGGGACGGCGCGGGTGTGGGACGCGGCAACGGGGGCCGAAGTGGTCGCCTTGATGGGCCACATACATAAGGTCGTATCGGCGCAGTTTAGTCCCGACAGTCGACGGGTCGCGACCGCGTCCGCCGACGGCACGGCGCGGGTGTGGGATACGACCCTGGGGACCGAAATCGCCACGTTCAAGGGCCACACGGACGAAGTGGTTACGGCCGTGTTCAGTCCGGACGGCCGGCGGGTACTCACCGCGTCCCAGGATCGGACGGCGCGGGTGTGGGACGCGGCGAAAAACCCCGAGCCCCTCGTCATCGACGGTCTCAGGGCCGGTGCGTATTCGGCCGCGTTCAGCGACGACGGCAAGCGGGTACTGGCTTCGTACCACGCCAACGCGGGCGTCTGGGACGCGACGACCGGCACCAAACTCGTAGCCCTCTACGACTACGATTACAACGGCACTTCCGCGACGTTTAGCCCCGACGGCAAGCGCATTCTTACCGCGTCGACCAATGGGACGGCGGGCGTCTGGGACGCGACGACCGGTGCCGAACTCGGCGTTATCAGGGGCCACACGAATACAATCCACTCGGCGTCGTACAGTCCCGACGGCCGGCGGATCGTGACCGCGTCTTATGATTCCACGGTGCGGGTCTGGGACGCGACCAGCGGGGCGGAAATCGCCACCCTTAAGGGTCAGACGAAAGATCACACAGTCAGTGTCGCTCCGGCCGCATTCAGTCCCGATAGCCGGCGGATCGTGACCGCGACCGATGACAAGACGGCGCGGGTGTGGGACGCCGCGACCGGCACCCGGATCGCCGTTCTCGAAGGTCATACGGGCTTTGTTGTCTGGGTCGCGTTCAGTGGCGACGGAAAGCGGGTTCTCACCGCATCCAAAGACGGGACGGCACGCGTCTGGGACGCGACGACCGGGGTCGAACTTCTCAACCTCAACGCGGGAAATACGCATGTAAATACAGCGGTGTTCAGCGGGGACGGCACCCGGATTCTCACCGCGTCCGCAGACGGGACCGCGCGGGTCTGGGATGCGACCCGCGGGACGGTCGTCGCCGTCCTCACGGGTCACACCGGCAGCGTAACTACGGCCGTGTACAGCGGGGACGGCATACGGATCCTGACCGCCTCCGCGGACGGGACGGCCCGAATATGGGACGCGGCGACCGGAGCCGAGTTCGGCACCCTCAAGGGGCACACCGCCGAAGTCATCACGGCGGTGTTCAGTGGGGACGGGAAGCGGATCTTGACCGCGTCCAAAGACGGGACGGTGCGGGTGTGGGATGCGGGCGAGCAATCGGGGACCATCGATCGTGGCCGGGCGGCCGTCCGTCGCGATCCCAAGAACGCCCCGGCCCACGCGGGCCTGGGCTTCGTTCTAGCCCGATCGGGGGACCGGGCGGGGGCCGTCGCGAGCTACCGGGAGGCCGTCCGGCTCGACCCCAAGTCCGACCTGTTCCACACCGACCTCGCCCGATTGCTGACCGACGCGGGCAACGATCAACTGACCGAACCGGACTACCGTCGCTCGCTGGCGACGTTGGACGAACTCACAACCGCCTTTCCCGCCGTCTCCGTCTATCGGTCCGCCGCGGCGAGTCTGCATTTCAGACTGGGATATCTGTTCGCAAAGCTCGGGAAGAAGACGGACGCCGAGGCCGAATACCGCCGGGGACTGGCGTTGCTGGAGAAACTCGCCACGGATTTTCCCGCCGCCACGGACCACCGCGCGGCTCTCGCCCGCGGCCACATGGATCTCGCGGAATGCCTCGGTGGCCCTTCGAATTCGACCGAGGCGCTGGTCGAATACCGACGGGCCCGGGAACTCCTGGAAACTCTGATCAGTCACCACCCTACCCGTGAAGACTTTCGTGCCGCCCTGACGACGGTTCGGTTCATTCTGGGAGACCCGGCGGGGGCGCTCCGCGCAAAGGCCCCCGGTAACGGCCACGTTTACCGCACCGCATTCTCCCCCGACGGACGATTTGTCCTCGCGGCCGGCGACATGGGCGGTCGGAGTCCCGTCCGGATCTACAACGCGCGGACAGGAAAGCTCCTACGTGACGTCGTTCCGGATGAGGACGTGGGCTGGAGCGACGGGACTTTCAGCCCGGACGGGTCACGGCTATTGTCTTGGGGATCAAACAGTAACAAGCTCTTCGTGTGGGAGCTGATGACCGGAGCGTTGTTACTCAAACTGGATGGGCACAAGGGACCGGTCTCTTGTTCAGAATTCTCCACGGACGGGAAAAGGATCGTGTCCGGCGGTACCGACCGCACGTTGCGAGTCTGGGACGCCGTTTCCGGCCGCGAACTGCACCGCCTCGACGGGCACGAGAGCACGCCCGAAGGTTTTTTTTCGGGTGACGGCACCCGAATTATTTCCTACAGCCTCGACACTACGGTTCGCGGCTGGGACGTCGCCTCGGGCCGCGAACTCTGGCAACAGCAGAATCAGTTCGTTGTCCGGGGGCGATTTCTGTCCCCAGACAGATCGCGGGTCATCACCCTGGCCGGCGACGAAAGTGTGCAGGTGAGGGACGTAGCAACCGGCAAGTTAGTCGTCCGGCTCGCGGGTCCGGCGGAACCGGTGGGGGTCGCGTTCGTGGATGGCGGGAACAAGGTCGCAATCTGGGATAAGGATCATCGGCTCCGCGTCTGGACGGTGCCCGAAGGCAAGCAGACCACCGAGTTCGATCTCGGCGACGACCTTTGGCGCGAGCCCGACAACGTCACCGTGAGCCTCGACGGCCGGTTGGTGTTCACGGGTCACACCAATCATGTCGTGAAAATTCGCGATCTGGCCACGGGCAAGACGCTACAGTACGTCACCGATGCGAACTCCCACACCCGCAGTCTCGTATTCTCACCCGATTCGCGGCGGGCGGCGGGGGGCAGTTTCCGCGGATGGATCTACCTCTGGCCGATACCTGCCCTTGAGCCGAGCCGTTGA
- a CDS encoding ECF-type sigma factor — MTDATKLLSAAAAGDLQAAASLLPLVYDELRKLAATRMADESPDHTLQPTALVHEAYIRLIGPTDPAQWSNRGHFFAAAAEAMRRILVESARRKQTRKRGERPRRAAVDPDHLEAAAADPDRWIDLDEALTTFEGVDPAAAGLVRLRVFAGLSVEEAADVLGLSRASAFRVWVYARAWLSAALADRTADSSKNS; from the coding sequence ATGACTGACGCGACTAAACTCCTGTCGGCTGCCGCGGCCGGTGACTTGCAAGCGGCGGCCAGTCTACTCCCGCTCGTCTACGACGAATTGCGGAAACTCGCCGCCACCCGGATGGCCGACGAGTCGCCCGACCACACCCTCCAACCGACCGCCCTCGTCCACGAGGCTTACATCCGGTTGATCGGGCCGACCGATCCCGCCCAATGGAGCAACCGCGGGCACTTTTTCGCGGCCGCCGCCGAGGCCATGCGGCGGATTTTGGTTGAGTCCGCCCGGCGCAAGCAAACGCGCAAGCGGGGCGAGCGCCCGCGCCGGGCCGCCGTCGACCCGGACCACCTCGAAGCCGCGGCGGCCGATCCCGATCGGTGGATCGACCTGGACGAAGCCCTGACCACATTCGAGGGGGTCGACCCGGCCGCGGCCGGGTTGGTACGCCTCCGGGTGTTCGCCGGCCTGTCGGTGGAGGAAGCGGCGGACGTCCTGGGGCTGTCCCGGGCGTCCGCCTTTCGGGTCTGGGTCTACGCTCGGGCCTGGCTGAGCGCGGCACTCGCCGACCGGACGGCAGACTCCTCAAAAAATTCGTGA